In one window of Rhizobium oryzihabitans DNA:
- a CDS encoding glycosyltransferase family 32 protein, translated as MSDKKYYDAQLDRARQLQNEGLYGEAHALLLSLVAVKDGHLMGEETVLGLPRRLHSARLRLAKAEGDMVARIGYQYTLVPPPRVLAKYAQFSPEERRTINLKSREEVPRLIHQIWIGEKAPPASVKAWASHAASHGYEYRFWREADLEREGVFANDVFRTMLDQGDYPGAVDVARYILLERFGGIYLDCDWYPARDDLSFDAFLPLMGLTAFDEKTPRDTGQGSMLLANSFIAAPAGHPVFRRMLAAFPGIIEEMPRAPAWWSTGPLIFTVIARAGSISLAPASFVAASLPDRAPFEAVEAVRRELATEEGGLLIAWKSW; from the coding sequence ATGTCCGACAAGAAATATTACGATGCCCAGCTAGACAGAGCCCGGCAGTTGCAAAACGAAGGCCTGTATGGGGAAGCGCATGCGCTTCTCCTATCGCTGGTTGCAGTAAAAGACGGGCACCTGATGGGCGAGGAAACAGTGCTCGGCTTGCCGCGCAGGCTTCATTCCGCGCGGCTGCGTCTCGCCAAGGCCGAAGGCGATATGGTCGCCAGGATCGGCTATCAGTATACGCTGGTTCCGCCGCCGCGGGTGCTGGCAAAATATGCACAATTTTCGCCTGAAGAGCGCCGCACGATCAACCTGAAAAGCAGGGAGGAAGTGCCGAGGCTCATTCACCAGATATGGATTGGTGAAAAGGCTCCGCCCGCATCGGTCAAGGCCTGGGCTTCCCATGCGGCCTCGCACGGTTACGAGTATCGCTTCTGGCGCGAGGCCGATCTTGAGCGGGAAGGCGTGTTTGCAAACGACGTCTTCAGAACGATGCTGGATCAGGGCGATTATCCGGGCGCGGTGGATGTGGCCCGTTACATTCTGCTGGAACGTTTCGGCGGCATCTATCTCGATTGTGACTGGTATCCGGCGAGGGACGATCTGAGTTTCGACGCTTTCCTGCCCTTGATGGGGCTGACGGCGTTCGATGAAAAAACGCCGCGCGATACCGGGCAGGGCAGCATGCTTCTTGCCAATTCCTTTATCGCGGCTCCAGCCGGCCATCCCGTCTTTCGCAGGATGCTGGCGGCCTTTCCCGGGATCATCGAGGAGATGCCGCGCGCGCCGGCCTGGTGGTCGACAGGGCCGCTGATCTTCACCGTCATTGCCCGGGCGGGAAGCATCAGCCTCGCGCCTGCATCCTTTGTCGCCGCGTCCCTTCCCGACCGCGCGCCTTTCGAGGCGGTGGAAGCGGTCAGGCGGGAACTCGCAACCGAAGAAGGTGGGTTGCTGATCGCCTGGAAATCATGGTGA
- a CDS encoding polysaccharide deacetylase family protein — MSLEKLVAALDECGRRGITADLWLRDDDAVEPTPALDTLLDLCGSFSAPVTLAVIPEMTTDKLAQHLDASDIAQVAVHGWSHMNYAGEKEKKQELGSHRDPAIVLDELQSGLDKLHDLHGGRLVPMLVPPWNRIDAAIVKELAGLGYRALSVFGPEKNTLPPCLNTHVDVIDWHGSRGGREDDILFAETAARILKTTENGGATGILTHHLVHDDNVWRFLGRLFEVTAEHPAARWRSSKDLVEEISP, encoded by the coding sequence ATGAGTCTGGAAAAACTCGTAGCGGCACTGGACGAATGCGGACGGCGCGGCATAACCGCCGATCTCTGGCTGAGAGACGACGATGCGGTGGAGCCAACACCGGCTCTCGACACGCTGCTCGATCTTTGCGGCAGCTTTTCCGCTCCGGTCACGCTCGCGGTCATTCCGGAGATGACGACGGATAAGCTCGCGCAGCATCTTGATGCGTCTGATATCGCCCAGGTCGCCGTCCATGGCTGGTCCCATATGAATTATGCCGGCGAGAAGGAAAAGAAACAGGAACTCGGCTCGCATCGCGACCCGGCCATCGTTCTCGATGAGTTGCAATCCGGACTGGATAAACTCCACGACCTGCATGGCGGGCGTCTGGTGCCGATGCTCGTGCCGCCGTGGAACCGCATAGATGCGGCTATCGTGAAGGAATTGGCAGGCCTCGGATATCGCGCGTTGTCCGTTTTCGGCCCGGAGAAAAACACCCTGCCGCCCTGCCTGAACACCCATGTCGACGTCATCGACTGGCACGGCAGCCGCGGCGGTCGCGAAGACGACATTCTTTTCGCCGAGACCGCCGCCCGCATCCTGAAGACTACAGAAAATGGCGGCGCAACCGGCATCCTCACCCATCATCTCGTACATGATGACAATGTCTGGCGCTTCCTGGGACGGCTTTTCGAAGTGACCGCCGAGCATCCCGCCGCACGCTGGCGGTCCTCGAAAGACCTCGTGGAAGAAATTTCACCATGA